One genomic region from Acidobacteriota bacterium encodes:
- a CDS encoding radical SAM protein → MGVLDLLAEERARSPLAFAYGAVMRKQYASVMPQAVSVWCRRLGHEVHYATFWGQKDPASLMPESPDILFVSAYTQASALAYALAKLYKRRGALTVLGGPHARSFPLDALRFFDIVVRDCDRLLVEQIVSGHVPPGSLVTSGRKLQEIPPVAERLPEIERSYFYRGRSRRFTLIGLLTSLGCPYSCEFCVDWDNPYRLLPPERLREDLAFLAERFPGTIVAFHDANFGVQFDRTLAVIESLPAGPRNPYVMECSLSLLRGDRIRRLRDTGCVYVAPGVESWGDDSGKAGVGRRTGREKLNGVVGHFERLFEHVPGLQANFLFGTDLDAGDEPVELTKEFMRRTPFVWPTVNIPMPFGGTPLYESYLAQGRILRTMPLSFYYNPHLVTTLAHYHPIEFYEKLIEIFEEMTSPAMLARRLALRVPAALRAYFLLRTLGMRTYMREYRRILRLLRDDPAFLAFHEGRTTELPAYYHALYERKLGRYAHLMSRSDRYPELAQPSRGADDLTA, encoded by the coding sequence ATCGGGGTCCTCGACCTCCTGGCCGAGGAGCGCGCGCGCTCACCCCTGGCCTTCGCGTACGGGGCGGTGATGCGCAAGCAGTACGCGAGCGTCATGCCGCAAGCGGTCTCCGTCTGGTGCCGGCGGCTGGGCCACGAGGTGCACTACGCGACCTTCTGGGGCCAGAAGGATCCGGCGTCGCTGATGCCGGAGAGTCCGGACATCCTCTTCGTGTCCGCCTACACGCAGGCGAGCGCGCTCGCCTATGCCCTCGCGAAGCTCTACAAACGCCGCGGAGCCCTCACCGTCCTGGGCGGCCCGCACGCGCGCTCGTTCCCGCTCGATGCCCTGCGGTTTTTCGACATCGTCGTCAGGGACTGCGACCGGCTCCTGGTGGAGCAGATCGTGAGCGGCCACGTTCCGCCCGGCTCGCTCGTCACGAGCGGACGGAAGCTGCAGGAGATCCCTCCGGTCGCCGAGCGACTGCCGGAGATCGAGAGGTCCTACTTCTACCGCGGCCGGTCGCGGCGATTCACGCTGATCGGCCTGCTGACCAGCCTGGGCTGCCCCTACTCGTGCGAGTTCTGCGTCGACTGGGACAACCCGTACCGGCTGCTCCCGCCCGAGCGCCTGAGGGAAGATCTCGCTTTTCTCGCAGAGCGGTTCCCCGGCACCATCGTCGCCTTCCACGACGCCAACTTCGGTGTCCAATTCGATCGGACCTTGGCGGTCATCGAATCGCTGCCGGCCGGCCCGCGCAATCCGTACGTGATGGAGTGCTCCCTGTCGCTGCTCAGAGGCGACCGGATACGCCGGCTGCGGGACACGGGCTGCGTCTACGTGGCCCCTGGGGTGGAGTCCTGGGGCGACGACTCGGGCAAGGCGGGCGTGGGGCGCCGCACCGGGAGGGAGAAGCTGAACGGCGTCGTCGGGCACTTCGAGCGCCTGTTCGAACACGTGCCGGGACTCCAGGCCAATTTCCTGTTCGGAACCGACCTCGACGCCGGTGACGAGCCGGTGGAGCTGACGAAGGAGTTCATGCGGCGCACCCCCTTCGTATGGCCGACGGTCAACATCCCGATGCCCTTCGGCGGAACGCCGCTGTACGAGAGCTACCTCGCCCAGGGCCGGATCCTGAGGACGATGCCCCTCTCCTTCTACTACAACCCTCACCTGGTGACGACGCTGGCGCACTATCATCCGATCGAGTTCTACGAAAAGCTCATCGAGATCTTCGAGGAGATGACGTCGCCGGCGATGCTCGCCCGCCGGCTCGCCTTGCGCGTTCCCGCCGCGCTTCGCGCCTACTTCCTGCTGAGAACGCTCGGGATGCGCACCTACATGAGGGAGTACCGGCGGATCCTCCGCCTCCTGCGCGACGATCCCGCATTCCTCGCTTTCCACGAGGGCCGCACGACCGAACTTCCCGCCTACTACCACGCCCTCTACGAGCGCAAGCTGGGCCGCTACGCGCATCTGATGTCCCGCTCCGACAGGTATCCGGAGCTCGCGCAACCGTCGCGCGGCGCCGACGACCTCACCGCCTAG
- a CDS encoding ArsR family transcriptional regulator: MSEPLPAAVEIFKSLGHPTRLRCLLMLAEGELCVCQLVAVLGQAPSTVSAHLHALRRAGLLEERKKGRWVLYRLATGETVRAVLRCVRPLVAGDPQLERDADLCRRLRAIGPEELCRVGLDLARLTPSDTAPGPAGPRHEV, encoded by the coding sequence ATGAGCGAGCCCCTCCCCGCCGCAGTCGAGATCTTCAAGAGCCTCGGGCATCCCACCCGGCTCCGGTGCCTGCTCATGCTCGCCGAGGGCGAGCTGTGCGTCTGCCAGCTCGTGGCGGTCCTCGGCCAGGCGCCTTCCACCGTCTCCGCCCACCTCCACGCCCTGCGGCGCGCCGGGCTGCTCGAAGAACGCAAGAAGGGGCGCTGGGTGCTGTACCGCCTCGCGACCGGCGAGACGGTGCGCGCGGTGCTGCGGTGCGTCCGGCCGCTCGTCGCGGGCGATCCGCAACTCGAGCGCGACGCCGACCTGTGCCGGCGCCTGCGTGCCATCGGGCCCGAGGAGCTGTGCCGAGTCGGCCTCGACCTCGCACGCCTGACCCCCTCCGATACCGCCCCGGGCCCGGCCGGCCCGCGGCACGAGGTGTGA
- a CDS encoding M1 family peptidase, with amino-acid sequence MESAEGEPASGPERRARGSLRIARPAMRLRRRRLPERSVRARGPSRTSRSGPPPPSTAPPAMFDDRTMRRPCGTALIVALVAGLGEGAAAAALPPVFVSYAIEVQVDPASRAFRGEERLTWRNPAGVAVSRVPLHLYLNAFANEGSTWLQEARRSGFRRFDLERFHEVFDDPWGWIDLDAVRTEPAGEEVPWRPVQPDDGNPLDRSLVELRLPRPVPPDGLLTLRISFSGRLPRPFARTGCVDRYCLVGQWFPKVAVLEPKGTRGAERARWAARQFHAATEFYADFADYDVTIEAPAGWLVAATGRREGDPIATDRGTLRHRFRQRAVHDFAFVVARDFEEIVSEHDPPGPGGPVELHYVLPHEFADQLPRWRTVAEATLDLLGRRVGPYPYRTLTIVLPRLVAERTAGMEYPTFVVASTVGRELEAWPLRATRIAEHTLAHELIHQYFYGLVASNEQEEAFLDEGFTTYWTARVAESLYGAGRSLGSFFGRPLGAFDLARLGLAYVGGSIREPLRKRPSALFAGRTHAVQFYARTAVTLATMERMFGRDTADRIFREYFRANAFRHPSVEDFLAAARRAAGEEAQGFLREAFGRARLPELAVTRLESHRVEVPLGSWPAPEGRITVDRSSRHEHADLLDLPLARDSDGKIWLEITDPGWFREDSHRDGTVRWIGFEPVELPEPGGDGVEPKLFESEAVLEGPGWDHLPVTVRLRFADGAVVVDRWDGRSPWRGYRAIRRARLEEVIIDPGDAVLLDPSPETNGRRARPDSRWLADWAGWAGALAAWVASGVSLWF; translated from the coding sequence GTGGAGAGCGCCGAAGGGGAGCCCGCGTCCGGTCCCGAGCGCCGCGCTCGCGGTTCCCTCCGGATCGCCCGCCCGGCGATGCGGCTGCGCCGCCGGAGGCTCCCGGAACGGTCCGTCCGGGCTCGGGGACCGTCGAGGACGAGTCGGTCGGGACCTCCGCCCCCCTCGACGGCACCCCCCGCGATGTTCGATGATCGGACGATGCGCCGTCCGTGCGGCACCGCGCTGATCGTCGCCCTCGTCGCCGGCCTCGGGGAGGGCGCGGCGGCGGCCGCGCTTCCGCCGGTCTTCGTCTCCTACGCCATCGAGGTGCAGGTGGATCCGGCGAGCCGGGCGTTCCGGGGCGAGGAGAGGCTGACCTGGCGGAATCCGGCCGGCGTCGCCGTCTCCCGCGTTCCGCTTCACCTGTATCTCAACGCCTTCGCCAACGAGGGGAGCACCTGGCTTCAGGAGGCGCGCCGGAGCGGTTTCCGCCGGTTCGATCTCGAACGGTTCCACGAGGTCTTCGACGATCCGTGGGGTTGGATCGATCTCGACGCGGTCCGGACGGAGCCGGCCGGCGAGGAGGTGCCGTGGCGTCCGGTCCAGCCGGACGACGGCAACCCTCTCGACCGGTCGCTCGTCGAGCTCCGGTTGCCGCGTCCGGTTCCCCCGGACGGCCTGCTGACGCTGCGCATCTCCTTTTCGGGGAGGTTGCCGAGGCCCTTCGCGCGGACCGGATGCGTCGACCGGTACTGCCTGGTGGGGCAATGGTTTCCCAAGGTGGCCGTCCTCGAGCCGAAGGGAACCCGGGGGGCCGAGCGGGCCCGCTGGGCGGCGCGCCAGTTTCACGCGGCGACCGAGTTCTACGCGGACTTCGCCGATTACGACGTGACCATCGAGGCGCCCGCCGGCTGGCTGGTGGCCGCGACCGGACGGCGCGAAGGCGATCCGATCGCCACGGATCGGGGCACCCTGCGCCATCGATTCCGCCAGCGCGCGGTGCACGATTTCGCCTTCGTCGTCGCGCGAGATTTCGAGGAGATCGTCTCCGAGCACGATCCGCCGGGGCCGGGCGGCCCGGTCGAGCTCCACTACGTGCTACCGCACGAGTTCGCCGATCAGCTCCCACGGTGGCGGACCGTGGCGGAGGCGACGCTCGACCTGCTCGGCCGGCGCGTCGGACCGTACCCCTACCGGACCCTCACGATCGTGCTGCCGCGCCTGGTGGCGGAGCGCACGGCGGGCATGGAGTACCCGACGTTCGTGGTGGCCTCCACCGTGGGGAGGGAGCTGGAGGCATGGCCGCTCCGCGCGACGCGGATCGCCGAACACACGCTCGCCCACGAGCTGATCCATCAATACTTCTACGGGCTGGTCGCCTCCAACGAGCAGGAAGAGGCGTTTCTCGACGAGGGATTCACCACCTATTGGACGGCCAGGGTGGCGGAGTCGCTCTACGGCGCCGGCCGCTCGTTGGGGTCGTTCTTCGGCCGGCCGCTCGGGGCTTTCGACCTCGCCCGCCTCGGCCTCGCCTACGTGGGCGGATCGATCCGCGAGCCCCTCAGGAAACGCCCCTCCGCCCTGTTCGCCGGGCGGACCCACGCCGTGCAGTTCTACGCCCGCACCGCCGTGACGCTCGCGACGATGGAGCGGATGTTCGGCCGCGACACGGCCGATCGGATCTTCCGCGAATATTTCCGGGCCAACGCCTTTCGGCATCCATCCGTCGAGGATTTCCTGGCCGCCGCGCGCCGGGCCGCCGGGGAAGAGGCGCAGGGGTTTCTGCGGGAGGCGTTCGGGCGGGCCCGCCTGCCGGAGTTGGCGGTCACCCGGCTCGAAAGCCACCGGGTGGAAGTGCCCCTCGGCTCGTGGCCGGCGCCGGAGGGGCGCATCACGGTCGACCGCTCCTCGCGCCACGAGCATGCCGATCTGCTCGACCTTCCGCTGGCGCGCGATTCGGACGGGAAGATCTGGCTCGAGATCACCGATCCCGGCTGGTTTCGCGAGGACTCGCACCGCGACGGGACGGTGCGCTGGATCGGTTTCGAGCCGGTGGAGCTCCCGGAGCCCGGCGGGGACGGCGTGGAACCGAAGCTGTTCGAAAGCGAGGCCGTGCTCGAAGGACCGGGATGGGACCACCTGCCGGTGACGGTGAGGCTCCGCTTCGCCGACGGGGCCGTGGTGGTCGACCGGTGGGACGGCCGCTCCCCGTGGCGCGGGTACCGCGCGATCAGGCGCGCGAGGCTCGAGGAGGTGATCATCGATCCCGGGGACGCGGTGCTCCTCGATCCGTCGCCCGAAACGAACGGTAGGCGCGCCAGGCCGGACTCCCGCTGGCTCGCCGACTGGGCCGGGTGGGCCGGTGCTCTCGCCGCCTGGGTCGCCTCGGGGGTGTCGCTGTGGTTCTGA
- the arsB gene encoding arsenical-resistance protein, with protein sequence MNRPAKRMNFFERYLSLWVALCMAVGVLIGRALPGLTASLRGLEFAEGSHINIPIAVLIWLMIYPMMLKIDFASIRDVGRRPRGLFVTLFVNWLVKPFSMAFFAWIFFRHLFLPWIGHDLASQYTAGVIILAAAPCTAMVFVWSYLSDGDPAYTLVQVSVNDLVMLVAFAPIVKFLVSGASGLHVPFRVLLYSVLIFVVIPLAAGSISRAVLIRRKGIEWFTKRFLAFFQPVTVAALLATLVFIFAFQAENITTRWFHVILVAIPILVQVYFNSTLAYGLMRAFRVPYPVAAPGALIGASNFFELAVATAIALYGPESGAALATVVGVLVEVPVMLSVCRFCVATRGWYERGTAERAEAAQA encoded by the coding sequence ATGAACCGTCCAGCGAAGCGGATGAACTTCTTCGAGCGCTACCTGAGCCTGTGGGTCGCGCTCTGCATGGCCGTCGGCGTGCTGATCGGAAGGGCTCTGCCCGGCCTGACTGCCTCCCTCCGGGGTCTGGAGTTCGCCGAGGGCAGCCACATCAACATCCCGATCGCGGTGCTGATCTGGCTGATGATCTACCCGATGATGCTCAAGATCGACTTCGCGTCGATCCGCGACGTCGGGCGCCGGCCGCGCGGCCTGTTCGTCACGCTCTTCGTCAACTGGCTGGTGAAGCCGTTCTCCATGGCGTTCTTCGCCTGGATCTTCTTCCGCCACCTCTTTTTGCCCTGGATCGGCCACGACCTGGCGAGCCAGTACACGGCGGGGGTGATCATTCTCGCGGCCGCACCCTGCACCGCGATGGTGTTCGTCTGGTCCTATCTGTCGGACGGCGATCCGGCCTACACGCTCGTCCAGGTGTCGGTCAACGACCTGGTGATGCTGGTGGCCTTCGCGCCGATCGTGAAGTTCCTCGTGTCGGGAGCGTCGGGGCTCCACGTGCCCTTCCGGGTGCTCCTCTATTCGGTGCTGATCTTCGTGGTCATTCCGCTGGCGGCGGGCTCGATCTCGCGGGCGGTGCTGATCCGGCGCAAGGGAATCGAGTGGTTCACGAAACGGTTCCTGGCCTTCTTCCAGCCGGTGACGGTGGCGGCCCTCCTCGCCACGCTCGTCTTCATCTTCGCGTTCCAGGCGGAGAACATCACGACGCGTTGGTTCCACGTGATCCTCGTCGCGATCCCGATCCTGGTTCAGGTCTACTTCAACTCCACGCTCGCCTACGGGCTGATGCGGGCGTTCCGGGTGCCCTACCCGGTGGCCGCTCCGGGCGCTCTCATCGGGGCGTCGAACTTCTTCGAGCTCGCCGTCGCCACCGCCATCGCCCTGTACGGCCCGGAGTCGGGCGCGGCGCTGGCCACGGTCGTCGGCGTGCTGGTGGAAGTGCCGGTGATGCTCTCCGTCTGCCGGTTTTGCGTCGCCACGCGGGGCTGGTACGAGCGAGGAACGGCTGAGCGCGCGGAAGCGGCGCAGGCTTGA
- a CDS encoding DNA polymerase IV, whose product MDGGRGRTGAGGDVRIILHLDMDAFFAAIEQRERPELRGKPVIVGRRGPRGVVTTCSYEARPYGVRSAMPSVTAERLCPDAVWIAPRGALYREVSRRVFAIVEERVPVVERVSIDEAYGDLTGAVAGFEEAAELARELKERIRRSERLTASVGIAPCRFLAKIASDLDKPDGLVVIRSEDVPRVLHPLPVRAIPGVGPRMAERLARLGLRTVGDVARCPDRRLRRALGARTAEFLRRRARGEDDTPVEPVHERKQVSEERTYVHDLHDREAIERELLARALGVAGELRRRGLVARTVTLKVRDDRYRTVTRSRTLAEPTDLASTLFRVALELFRERVELGGRGIRLLGLGASQLAARHDLPPALFPDEREEKERVLGRIADSLRERFGKEALRPARLLPGARPEDGR is encoded by the coding sequence ATGGACGGCGGCCGTGGCCGAACGGGGGCGGGCGGCGACGTGCGGATCATCCTCCATCTCGACATGGACGCTTTCTTCGCCGCCATCGAGCAGCGGGAGCGGCCGGAGTTGCGCGGCAAGCCGGTGATCGTCGGCCGGCGGGGCCCGCGGGGCGTCGTCACCACCTGCTCGTACGAGGCGAGACCGTACGGCGTCCGCTCGGCGATGCCGTCGGTCACCGCGGAGCGCCTGTGCCCGGACGCCGTCTGGATCGCTCCGCGCGGCGCGCTCTACCGGGAGGTGTCCCGGCGGGTGTTCGCGATCGTGGAGGAGCGGGTGCCGGTGGTGGAAAGGGTCTCGATCGACGAGGCCTACGGCGATCTGACCGGCGCGGTGGCAGGCTTCGAGGAGGCGGCCGAGCTGGCTCGAGAGCTGAAGGAGCGGATCCGCAGGAGCGAGCGCCTGACCGCGAGCGTCGGGATCGCCCCGTGCCGCTTCCTGGCGAAGATCGCCTCCGACCTCGACAAGCCGGACGGCCTGGTCGTGATCCGGAGCGAGGACGTCCCGCGGGTCCTCCATCCCCTCCCCGTGCGCGCCATCCCGGGCGTGGGGCCGCGGATGGCGGAGCGGCTCGCCCGGCTCGGCCTGCGCACCGTGGGCGACGTCGCGCGCTGCCCCGATCGGAGGCTGCGCCGCGCTCTCGGCGCCCGGACCGCGGAGTTCCTCCGGCGCCGCGCCCGCGGCGAGGACGACACCCCCGTCGAGCCGGTCCACGAGCGCAAGCAGGTGAGCGAGGAGAGGACCTACGTGCACGACCTGCACGACCGGGAGGCGATCGAGCGCGAACTGCTGGCGCGGGCGCTGGGCGTCGCGGGCGAGCTGAGGCGCCGCGGACTCGTCGCTCGGACCGTGACGCTGAAGGTCCGGGACGACCGCTACCGCACGGTGACGCGCTCGCGAACGCTCGCCGAGCCGACCGACCTCGCCTCCACCCTGTTCCGGGTGGCCCTCGAGCTGTTCCGCGAGCGCGTGGAGCTCGGGGGGCGGGGGATCCGTCTCCTCGGCCTCGGCGCGAGCCAGCTCGCGGCCCGCCACGATCTCCCTCCCGCGCTCTTCCCGGACGAGCGCGAGGAAAAGGAGCGCGTGCTCGGCCGCATCGCCGACTCGCTCCGCGAGAGGTTCGGAAAGGAAGCGCTCCGCCCCGCCCGTCTCCTGCCCGGCGCTCGGCCCGAAGACGGGCGCTGA
- a CDS encoding patatin-like phospholipase family protein: MQRSGGSAAGEPRALSGGRHDHPVEYVSIEDAARAPREGIAVCLSGGGYRAMLFHAGGLLRLAEAGLLARVSRVSSVSAGSITAAVLALAWDRCRLNEPRGAGERFVRHVVAPLLALAARTLDVPAALLGLFGPGPANAWLAGALDRHLFRRRTLSDLPDEPEFVFNATNLCTGDLFLFRKGRTGDYRVGAASGARLPVSGAVAASAAFPPFLSPAVPALGTGGLARRGREPLHREPYVSHPVLTDGGVYDNLGLEAAWKRFRTVIASDGGSRLEPDPSPPRDWPRHMLRVVEVIDHQVRTMRKRLLLAHFERGTRRGAYWSIRGDARDYAPSPHLPCPLPRTIALARLPTRLKRLDPAIRSRLVNWGYAMADAAVRRFVLPDLPAPRRFPCAGGV; this comes from the coding sequence ATGCAGCGATCCGGCGGTTCGGCGGCAGGGGAGCCGAGGGCGCTCTCCGGCGGCCGGCACGATCACCCCGTCGAGTACGTCTCGATCGAGGACGCCGCACGCGCGCCTCGGGAGGGGATCGCCGTGTGCCTGTCCGGAGGCGGTTACCGCGCGATGCTCTTCCACGCCGGGGGGCTCCTCCGGCTCGCCGAGGCCGGGCTGCTGGCGCGCGTGTCCCGCGTCTCCAGCGTCTCCGCGGGATCGATCACCGCGGCGGTGCTCGCCCTCGCCTGGGACCGGTGCCGGCTGAACGAGCCCCGTGGCGCCGGAGAGCGCTTCGTGCGGCACGTCGTCGCTCCGCTGCTCGCCCTCGCCGCCCGGACGCTCGACGTGCCGGCCGCCCTCCTCGGACTTTTCGGTCCCGGCCCCGCCAACGCGTGGCTCGCGGGAGCCCTGGACCGGCATCTCTTCCGCCGCCGCACGCTGTCCGACCTGCCCGACGAGCCGGAGTTCGTGTTCAACGCGACGAATCTGTGCACGGGGGACCTCTTCCTTTTTCGGAAGGGGCGGACGGGCGACTACCGGGTGGGTGCCGCCTCCGGCGCCCGGCTGCCGGTGTCCGGGGCCGTGGCGGCCTCGGCGGCCTTCCCTCCCTTCCTGTCTCCGGCGGTGCCGGCGCTGGGAACCGGTGGGCTCGCGCGGCGGGGTCGAGAGCCCCTGCACCGTGAACCCTACGTTTCGCATCCGGTTCTCACCGACGGCGGCGTCTACGACAACCTCGGACTCGAGGCGGCCTGGAAGCGCTTCCGGACGGTGATCGCGAGCGACGGGGGGAGCCGGCTGGAGCCCGATCCCTCGCCGCCCCGCGACTGGCCCCGCCACATGCTCCGCGTCGTCGAGGTGATCGACCACCAGGTGCGCACGATGAGGAAGCGGCTGCTGCTGGCCCATTTCGAGCGCGGCACGCGGCGGGGCGCGTATTGGAGCATCCGGGGGGATGCCCGGGACTATGCGCCGTCTCCCCACCTGCCCTGTCCCCTCCCGCGGACGATCGCGCTCGCGCGCCTGCCGACGCGCCTGAAACGGCTCGACCCGGCGATCCGGTCGCGGCTGGTCAATTGGGGTTATGCGATGGCCGACGCCGCGGTGCGCCGCTTCGTTCTGCCCGACCTGCCCGCCCCGCGGCGCTTCCCCTGCGCCGGAGGCGTATGA
- a CDS encoding HNH endonuclease → MTSRLQDERIRAAAFEWLAAQRERYGDVLPWAVLHQGFEFGGRRVPLVSRQGIFRPAVLDRIPLSIRTSPGGPYDDAFFDDDRLAYRYRGTDPKHPDNVGLKLAMLARVPLAYFYGIECGRYLAIWPVFVVGADDAGLTFTVQADDPAELARPSFTGVADAEVAGRRAYVTRTVRHRIHQRSFRERVLRAYRRRCALCRLPEGALLDAAHIIPDSSERGEPVVTNGIALCKLHHAAFDRDLVAVTPRYLVEVHPKVLEARDGPMLEHGLKRLHRQPILLPRRREAWPDPDRLAQRYERFRHAR, encoded by the coding sequence ATGACGTCCCGCCTGCAGGACGAACGGATCCGCGCCGCCGCCTTCGAGTGGCTCGCGGCCCAAAGGGAGCGCTACGGGGACGTTCTCCCTTGGGCCGTGCTGCACCAGGGCTTCGAGTTCGGCGGCCGCCGCGTTCCGCTCGTCAGCCGGCAGGGGATCTTCAGGCCGGCCGTCCTCGACCGCATCCCTCTTTCGATCCGCACCTCCCCGGGAGGACCGTACGACGACGCGTTCTTCGACGACGATCGTCTCGCCTACCGCTATCGGGGGACCGACCCGAAGCATCCCGACAACGTGGGCCTGAAGCTCGCGATGCTGGCGCGCGTACCGCTCGCCTACTTCTACGGGATCGAGTGCGGCCGCTATCTCGCCATCTGGCCGGTGTTCGTGGTCGGCGCCGATGACGCCGGCCTCACCTTCACCGTTCAGGCCGACGATCCTGCGGAGCTGGCGCGGCCATCGTTCACCGGCGTCGCCGATGCGGAAGTGGCGGGCCGGCGGGCCTACGTCACGAGGACGGTGCGCCACCGGATCCACCAGCGGAGTTTCCGCGAACGTGTCCTGCGCGCCTATCGCCGGCGCTGCGCCCTGTGCCGGTTGCCCGAGGGGGCCCTGCTCGACGCGGCGCACATCATCCCGGACAGCAGCGAGCGGGGAGAGCCGGTGGTCACCAACGGCATCGCTCTGTGCAAGCTGCACCATGCCGCTTTCGACCGCGATCTCGTCGCCGTGACACCGCGCTACCTCGTCGAGGTCCATCCCAAGGTCCTCGAAGCGCGCGACGGGCCGATGCTCGAGCACGGGCTGAAGCGGCTTCACCGCCAGCCGATCCTCCTCCCACGGCGGCGCGAGGCCTGGCCCGATCCGGATCGGCTCGCCCAGCGCTACGAGCGCTTCCGGCACGCCCGCTGA
- a CDS encoding cytochrome C, whose amino-acid sequence MTPRAAARRRVVYNAPFVRRAGSEPVPGRCSVDYPLWIPSIGPGVLMGLVAIAHVTVSHFAIGGGLLIAVSETLAARRGDDALRELARRSSFMLILVSTVFGAITGVGIWVVAGLVAPAAISTLIHNYVWGWAIEWVFFIVEIVAALVYYATWDTIRPGLHRAIGWIYFVAAYMSLVIINGIITFMLTPGRWLETGAFWDGFFNPTYWPGLLLRTGITLIMAGAFVSFTLLRSLPEDRWRLARYLGIWLVAGCALALAGYLWWERALPEPVRSLFAGADPLLASLAATRTFLLAALAAVAVLSAAFYLAWPKGARLPAAVLLFAAAVCFFGGYERLREGTRKPFLIRDYQFSNGLRVADIAAVNESGVLARAPWAARGAAPDPVDRGRRIFMAECRACHTIDGYLGIRARLPDDRDMIYGVVYSLYEKGEAYAEGADTASLDYPFMPPFVGTEDELEALVDYLAKLAARGQPSQGASR is encoded by the coding sequence ATGACCCCGCGCGCGGCCGCGCGCCGTCGCGTCGTCTACAATGCGCCCTTCGTCCGGCGGGCCGGCTCGGAGCCGGTTCCGGGGAGGTGTTCGGTGGACTACCCCCTCTGGATACCGTCGATCGGCCCGGGCGTCCTGATGGGGCTCGTGGCGATCGCCCACGTCACCGTCTCGCACTTCGCCATCGGCGGCGGCCTGCTGATCGCGGTCAGCGAAACGCTGGCGGCGCGGCGGGGCGACGATGCGCTGCGGGAACTCGCCCGGCGGTCTTCGTTCATGCTCATCCTCGTCTCGACCGTCTTCGGGGCGATCACCGGCGTCGGGATCTGGGTCGTCGCCGGCCTGGTCGCTCCGGCCGCGATCTCCACGCTGATCCACAACTACGTGTGGGGCTGGGCCATCGAGTGGGTCTTCTTCATCGTCGAGATCGTCGCGGCGCTCGTGTACTACGCGACCTGGGACACGATCCGGCCCGGTCTCCACCGGGCGATCGGATGGATCTACTTCGTCGCCGCCTACATGTCGCTCGTGATCATCAACGGGATCATCACGTTCATGCTCACGCCGGGGCGCTGGCTCGAGACGGGCGCCTTCTGGGACGGTTTCTTCAACCCGACCTACTGGCCGGGACTGCTCCTGCGGACCGGGATCACGCTGATCATGGCGGGGGCGTTCGTCTCGTTCACGCTTCTGCGCTCGCTGCCGGAGGACCGGTGGCGCCTCGCCCGCTATCTCGGGATCTGGCTCGTGGCCGGTTGCGCGCTGGCCCTGGCCGGATATCTCTGGTGGGAGCGGGCCCTCCCCGAGCCGGTGAGGTCGCTCTTCGCCGGGGCGGATCCTCTTCTCGCCTCGCTGGCCGCGACGCGAACCTTCCTCCTGGCCGCCCTGGCGGCGGTGGCCGTTCTGAGCGCTGCGTTCTACCTCGCCTGGCCGAAGGGGGCGCGACTGCCGGCGGCGGTTCTCCTGTTCGCGGCGGCGGTCTGCTTCTTCGGCGGCTACGAGCGCCTGCGCGAAGGGACGCGCAAGCCGTTCCTGATCAGGGACTACCAGTTCTCCAACGGCCTTCGCGTCGCCGACATCGCGGCCGTCAACGAGTCGGGCGTGCTGGCGCGGGCGCCTTGGGCGGCCCGCGGAGCGGCGCCGGATCCGGTGGACCGCGGCCGGCGCATCTTCATGGCCGAGTGCCGCGCGTGCCACACCATCGACGGCTACCTCGGCATCCGCGCCCGGCTTCCCGACGACCGGGACATGATCTACGGGGTCGTCTATAGCCTCTACGAAAAAGGAGAGGCCTACGCGGAGGGCGCCGACACCGCATCGCTCGACTATCCGTTCATGCCTCCCTTCGTCGGGACCGAAGACGAGCTGGAAGCCCTCGTCGATTACCTCGCGAAGCTCGCCGCGCGCGGGCAGCCCTCTCAGGGAGCTTCACGATGA